Part of the Pyxidicoccus trucidator genome is shown below.
CGGGGGGCGGCTCGGCGGCGAAGGCAGGGGGCACCGCGCAGAGCGCGAGGCCCGCGACGGCAAGCACAGCGGAGAGACGTTTCACGGGTTTCTCCAGGTAGACAAGGACTGCGGGGAGACTAGGCGCCGACGGATGCGGGGGCAACGCCGGACACTGCGCCCCATTTTCAGAGAATTTTGCATCAATCGTTGCTTCGCAGGCTCTCGCTCCATGGAGGCGGCGCTGCTGCCTTCCATCATCTCCCCGGAGCAAGCCCTGACGACCTTTTCCTCAGGCCATCAATCGCAAGCAATTGCACCCATCCGGACGCAACCGGACGCCATGACTCACGCCATTGAGGTAAGAGTCCTCACGAGTCAGGAGGATCTCAACAGCTACCGAAGGCTGCTTTTCGACGTGTATATCAACGAGGCCGGCTGGAAGTTCAATCCAACGAATCCTTCTGGAATCCGGGTCTCTGGCCATCAACTGCTTGATGACCGGGATGACATCGCCACCTGCTTCGGTGTCTTCAGCCAGGGTAGATTGGTCGGTGGCGCCAGGCTCTGCGGGAGATATCAGGATCGATTCGAGATTCATGGCTATCAACCCGAGCGGGACCTGGCCTTCCTCGACCTCCCCAACCTGGTCGAGGGGAGCAGAGCCGTCCTGCATCCCGGATTCAGAGGCACCGGCGTCTTCATGTTGCTGGTGCTGCATGTCTTTGAGTTCTGCAGGCGCAACCACTTGTTCATTTTTACAATCCCCAGCGCGCAGTCGGTGATGCGGCTCTACAAGCGGATAGGAATGCCGGCGATCGAGGGCTGCAGGTTCCGGTTTGAACCCGAGGACCCGGAAGAAGCGCAGTTGTTCCTCGCTGATTCAGAGGACGTGTTGGACACCGTCATCAAGAAGCTGGGTCAGCTCCTCCGCGCGAGTTGAGGGGCGGGGTCGGGTGTGGGCTGGGGCGCGGGACGCTTCTGGCGCGCGGGAATTCACACCTGGGCGCGGCGAGCGTCTCCACCAGGACAGCGTTCCATGAACGTTGACCTTCCCAGGAGAGACCATGAGCTCGGATGCGCCCCTGCGCGTCGGCAAAGCCAGCATCTTCAGCTCCTACCCCAGCTGGCTGCCCGTCAAGGTGATGCCGAACTTCGACGGCACACAGGGGCCCGCGAACCCGATCGCGGGACGCCCCGTACCGACGAACAAGTGGTTCTCGCCGCTGTTCTGGTGGACGAACAACCTGGACTACGACCCGTACGGTGACAACGGGTCGGCGATCGCACTCCGCCCCATGCCGGCCATGCTCCAGGTGTCTCCCTGGGGGCTCATGCTCACCTACCGGCACACCCCCGAGAGCAAGTGCGGTGGGGCGGGCGATGCCTCTCCCTGTGGTTGGCCCGGCAGCGCCTCGAAGATGGCGTGCAGCAACTGGACGAACTGGCGGTTTGATCGCGACCCCAACGCCATTTTTGCCTCGATGGTGATCTCCGTCGAGAAGCTCATGGTGGACCGGGAGAAGACCCCCTACTTCGTCAAGGCCTCGGACTTCGGAGACTGGGATGCCACCCTGGAGTGGAATGACGGCGAACGCCGACTCCAGCTCACCGGGTTGGCCGGCGGCCCCATGCTCTACGGCACCGCCTCCGGAGGGGAGCTGGAGTTCCAGCTGCCCGCCGCCGACAACCAACACCCGATCACCTTCTACGACGGACACGGAAACAGCCTGGGCCAGGCCTACATGGGCGCGACCGGCCCCAAGCTGACGGCCTCGACAGACGGCATCCTCGGCATGACGTTCAAGACGCTCGAGGGCGATGTCGTGTCCTATGCGATCTTCGCTCCCCGGGGGACCACCTGGAACTTCACCCAGGGCACCACGGACCACAGCAAGGCGCCCGAGCGTGGCGGCTATCTGTCCATGCTGAGGTCCACCAACCTCGCGGCGGGCCACCAGCCCATCCACTTCTCGGTCGCGGTGCTGCCGCCGCCCGCGAAGGACGGCATCTCCCTCAACGCGCTCAAGGCCTTCGCCGACGCCGCCGGCTGCCACATCTCCAGGACTGTCTTCACCTGGGATTCGTGGGACACGACCCAAGGGACCATCACCACCCACTACACGTTCGACGTGCAGGCACACACGAGCGCGCTGCCCACCCCGAACCCCTCCATCCTCACCACCCTGTTCAAGCCACACCAGGCGCTGCTGGAGGGGGCGGGCGGCCCGGTCGCCTACGTGCTGGACGAGGATGGCAAGCCGTACAGCTACAACTCTCCTCGGGGGCCGCTCAAGCTCGTGCGCCTGCCCGTGGACGCCGCCTCCAGCACCGCTCGCTACTCCGTCACCTATCCGTACTACGGCTATGTGCCGGCCCTTCCCGACCTGTCGTTGAGCTGCGACGAGCTGTCCGCGCTGAAGACCTACCTGTCAGCCGATTCCCGGCAGACTCCCTCCGGCACTGCTGACTTCCTCTCCGACGAGCAGCCGGATGCGTACTCGACGGGGACCAAGCTCTATTACAAGGTGATGCAGACGGTCCTCTGGCTGCAGCAACTGCAGCAGGTCGACAGCATCCCGGACTTTCGCGTCCTGGGGCAGACCGTGGGCAAGGAGCAGGCCATTGCCCTGCTCGTGGACTTCCTCAAGGCGGAGCTGGAGAACTTCTTCTCCGCGACCCGGCCCAGGGAGCTTGCCTACCAGTGGCACTTCTTCAATCCGGACCCGGGCGACTCCCGCGGCTTCGAGAAGAGCGCCGACGCCACCCCGCTGCCCCAGCGCTTTCCTTGCTGGCCCGGCGCGCACTGCAACCCCGATGGCGATCCACTGCTCGAGACGGGCCCCTCCTGGAAGCTGACGAAGCAGGCGCTGGTTGAAGCTCAGCGCGCAGGGAAGAACCCCTACCTCGTGCTGCGGAATCTCGACTTCACCGTCAACGCGTTCGCCGCGACGGGCCCAGCCAAGGACATGCTGCTTCACTACGCCTGGAAGGCAGGGAGCACGAAGCAGGCGCAGAACGTCAACATGTATGTGTTCTACGCGCCGTCCGGGAACAAGGCGTCGCCCGACAATCCGCGAGAGTGGACCCAATGCATCTGGGCGGACCAGTCCTGGGTGCTCAACAACCAGGGGATTGGCGCCTTCATGGACATCCCCAAGGCCGAGACACCGTGGCGGCTGGGCCAGCTCCCCTACAACGGGACGTCGACTTGCGCCCCTCACCAGATTCCCGCCGGCAAGTACGACCTCATGCTGGTGTTCGACTGTGGGGCCGATTGTGGCGCCTTCCCCAGCA
Proteins encoded:
- a CDS encoding glycosyl hydrolase is translated as MSSDAPLRVGKASIFSSYPSWLPVKVMPNFDGTQGPANPIAGRPVPTNKWFSPLFWWTNNLDYDPYGDNGSAIALRPMPAMLQVSPWGLMLTYRHTPESKCGGAGDASPCGWPGSASKMACSNWTNWRFDRDPNAIFASMVISVEKLMVDREKTPYFVKASDFGDWDATLEWNDGERRLQLTGLAGGPMLYGTASGGELEFQLPAADNQHPITFYDGHGNSLGQAYMGATGPKLTASTDGILGMTFKTLEGDVVSYAIFAPRGTTWNFTQGTTDHSKAPERGGYLSMLRSTNLAAGHQPIHFSVAVLPPPAKDGISLNALKAFADAAGCHISRTVFTWDSWDTTQGTITTHYTFDVQAHTSALPTPNPSILTTLFKPHQALLEGAGGPVAYVLDEDGKPYSYNSPRGPLKLVRLPVDAASSTARYSVTYPYYGYVPALPDLSLSCDELSALKTYLSADSRQTPSGTADFLSDEQPDAYSTGTKLYYKVMQTVLWLQQLQQVDSIPDFRVLGQTVGKEQAIALLVDFLKAELENFFSATRPRELAYQWHFFNPDPGDSRGFEKSADATPLPQRFPCWPGAHCNPDGDPLLETGPSWKLTKQALVEAQRAGKNPYLVLRNLDFTVNAFAATGPAKDMLLHYAWKAGSTKQAQNVNMYVFYAPSGNKASPDNPREWTQCIWADQSWVLNNQGIGAFMDIPKAETPWRLGQLPYNGTSTCAPHQIPAGKYDLMLVFDCGADCGAFPSMCGAGNPPVKPNIEAWGDWELTVGPVHLQGKPYKFIAYNREWNSLLGNTSWYGSIENLADHHFGWGYLIKAAALVAQFDTRLDPDTKKPWWDVEQGWGGIVNLMVRDVMDWRKPGEPAPAGLSFARCKYLNPVEGHMYANGHGNSGDGNDEESSSEAVNFADACIEWGAATGQNDIRDVGILLRSMYAQAVPMYWFNVDGDVLPSTTAKEPFPIAGQITGAGNRHDTYFSGGDSDAGCPSRNSDVVAIETLPVTAGTLRLSLFTPQLKVAWQTVENAGGPYCGASAKCYLSTLLSFQALFDADSAKASFLARASPDQPFTAWYNYLPSTQGLKQPEDHSYATTYAFILSLGRLGAAKAEPLASLDSNPFYMPMADGSLLVYNPTSAPRSYRIGGRSVTVPALRCAHVDSTGNPVDSSRTC
- a CDS encoding GNAT family N-acetyltransferase — encoded protein: MEAALLPSIISPEQALTTFSSGHQSQAIAPIRTQPDAMTHAIEVRVLTSQEDLNSYRRLLFDVYINEAGWKFNPTNPSGIRVSGHQLLDDRDDIATCFGVFSQGRLVGGARLCGRYQDRFEIHGYQPERDLAFLDLPNLVEGSRAVLHPGFRGTGVFMLLVLHVFEFCRRNHLFIFTIPSAQSVMRLYKRIGMPAIEGCRFRFEPEDPEEAQLFLADSEDVLDTVIKKLGQLLRAS